From a single Bacteroidota bacterium genomic region:
- a CDS encoding Gfo/Idh/MocA family oxidoreductase, with product MKEQKQVNIAVIGLGQVAQLVHIPIWVKMPNVDVIGVYDTNKPRAKGIAEKLGAKVYGSTDALFNDPEIDAVHICTPTHTHTQYVLEALAAGKHALVERPIARNLQETLDIHQAAKKSDRVVMVGMNHRFRPDAMILKSFLDNHDLGDVYYIRAGWNKPIRDAHSWRLKKAQSGGGVLMDLGIIMVDLALWLTNFPKIESVSAITFHHNVDTVEDTAIFQARFKGGIISIDCSWSPMVESDDQWLRLVGTEGSARLFPFKIHKNMHDNLVDITPHTSDSEKINYKKSYENELRHFIGAVRGIHPATCTPADAVERMLLIDAFYQSAKQGKEIAVSKL from the coding sequence ATGAAAGAACAGAAGCAGGTCAACATTGCAGTCATCGGGTTGGGACAGGTTGCCCAGCTGGTTCATATTCCCATCTGGGTCAAAATGCCAAATGTGGATGTGATCGGTGTCTATGATACCAACAAACCCCGCGCAAAAGGCATTGCCGAAAAATTGGGTGCGAAGGTGTACGGATCCACAGATGCTCTGTTCAATGACCCCGAAATTGATGCTGTTCATATCTGCACACCCACTCATACACACACTCAGTACGTCCTCGAGGCCCTTGCTGCAGGAAAACATGCACTGGTCGAACGTCCCATTGCCCGTAACCTTCAGGAAACCCTCGACATTCATCAGGCTGCAAAGAAAAGTGACCGGGTTGTGATGGTCGGAATGAATCACCGGTTCCGTCCCGATGCCATGATCCTGAAAAGTTTTCTCGATAACCACGACCTGGGCGATGTGTATTACATTCGTGCCGGCTGGAACAAGCCCATCCGGGATGCACACTCCTGGCGCCTGAAAAAAGCGCAATCCGGTGGTGGGGTGCTCATGGATCTTGGTATTATTATGGTGGATCTGGCGCTTTGGCTGACCAATTTCCCCAAAATTGAGTCTGTTTCTGCCATCACATTCCATCACAATGTCGATACGGTTGAGGACACAGCCATTTTCCAGGCCCGGTTTAAGGGCGGAATCATTTCCATCGATTGTTCGTGGTCTCCCATGGTCGAATCGGATGATCAGTGGCTCAGGCTGGTTGGTACAGAAGGCTCGGCCCGCCTGTTTCCGTTTAAAATCCACAAGAACATGCACGACAATCTGGTGGATATCACTCCGCATACCTCTGACAGCGAAAAGATCAATTACAAAAAATCCTACGAAAATGAACTTCGTCATTTCATCGGCGCCGTTCGCGGCATTCACCCCGCGACCTGCACACCAGCCGATGCGGTTGAACGGATGCTCCTGATTGATGCCTTTTACCAGTCTGCCAAACAGGGAAAGGAAATCGCCGTTTCAAAACTCTGA
- a CDS encoding exodeoxyribonuclease VII small subunit translates to MAKKTTEDTPGFEQQLQRLESIVQALETGQTGLEESLKLYEEGIILSGNCLKALNQAEARIIDLQKKLTPDQ, encoded by the coding sequence ATGGCAAAGAAAACAACCGAAGACACCCCGGGATTTGAGCAACAGTTACAGCGGCTTGAATCCATTGTACAGGCACTCGAAACCGGTCAGACCGGACTCGAGGAGTCGCTGAAATTGTATGAAGAGGGAATTATTTTATCGGGAAATTGTTTAAAGGCATTAAATCAGGCTGAAGCAAGAATCATCGACCTTCAGAAAAAACTGACCCCTGATCAGTAA
- a CDS encoding 1-deoxy-D-xylulose-5-phosphate synthase → MSIEPGPLLARINTPADLKTLSQDELKTLAVELRDYVLDVVSQNGGHLGASLGVIELTIALHYVYNTPEDLLVWDVGHQAYPHKILTGRRDRFPSNRKLNGLSGFPKRSESEYDTFGVGHSSTSISAGIGMSTANQLQNGQKKVVAIIGDGALTGGMAFEGLNNGGFLQSDLLVVLNDNRMGIDPNTGALQDYLTKVTTSSAFNKLRDEVWEKLGKLNHLGEHLRSIASKLEDGFKAVFTPGMLFESFGFKYYGPIDGHDLPKLVETLEDMKNIKGPKFLHILTVKGKGYAPAEDDQLKFHGPTPFDKTSGTFPKKAPAPISFTDAFGKAVVQLAKENPKIVGITAAMPSGTGLKHLASELPDRFFDVGIAEQHAVTFAAGLACEGMVPITAIYSTFLQRGYDQVVHDVCIQKLPVIFCMDRGGLVGSDGPTHHGVFDIAYLRCLPNMVIMAPKDESELRDMLYTATRYKKGPIAMRYPRGNGLGVPMKPGFDEIEIGKGEILKKGTDVAYLALGNMVQSAFEAQARLDELNVSAEIVNMRFVKPLDEALLKDIFSRHSRIVTLEDHAAQGGFGSAVLEFAAQQRYKGEIEVIGIIDQFIEHGTPAECFTMAGIDTDSIVKRTLQLTGSVVKA, encoded by the coding sequence ATGAGCATTGAACCCGGTCCGCTTCTCGCCCGGATCAACACCCCGGCCGATCTGAAAACCCTGTCACAGGACGAACTGAAAACGCTCGCAGTCGAACTGCGAGATTACGTTCTTGATGTTGTCAGCCAGAATGGCGGACACCTGGGTGCCAGTCTCGGCGTGATTGAGCTGACCATTGCCCTTCATTATGTGTACAACACACCCGAAGACCTGCTCGTCTGGGACGTGGGGCATCAGGCCTATCCGCATAAAATCCTGACAGGTCGCCGCGACCGCTTTCCCAGCAACCGTAAGCTGAACGGCCTTTCCGGTTTCCCCAAACGGTCCGAATCAGAATATGACACGTTTGGCGTGGGACACTCCAGCACCAGTATTTCGGCCGGTATAGGTATGTCAACCGCCAACCAGTTGCAGAACGGACAGAAAAAGGTTGTTGCCATCATTGGTGATGGTGCTCTGACCGGAGGAATGGCGTTTGAAGGATTGAACAACGGGGGCTTTCTGCAAAGTGACCTGCTGGTGGTTCTGAATGACAACCGCATGGGAATTGATCCGAATACCGGTGCACTGCAGGATTACCTCACCAAGGTAACCACAAGTTCGGCCTTCAATAAACTGCGTGATGAAGTCTGGGAAAAACTGGGTAAACTGAATCATCTGGGAGAACACCTGCGTTCCATCGCTTCGAAACTGGAAGATGGCTTTAAGGCTGTTTTTACTCCGGGAATGCTTTTCGAATCATTCGGATTCAAATATTACGGTCCCATCGATGGCCATGACCTCCCCAAACTGGTCGAGACCCTCGAGGACATGAAGAATATCAAAGGCCCCAAATTCCTTCATATTCTCACAGTGAAGGGAAAAGGGTATGCACCAGCCGAAGACGATCAGCTGAAATTCCACGGACCGACTCCGTTTGATAAAACCAGCGGAACGTTTCCGAAAAAAGCACCGGCTCCGATTTCTTTCACCGATGCGTTTGGGAAAGCAGTCGTTCAGCTGGCAAAGGAAAATCCGAAAATTGTGGGAATCACTGCTGCCATGCCGAGTGGGACCGGTTTAAAACACCTGGCCTCTGAACTACCCGACCGGTTTTTCGATGTGGGAATCGCCGAGCAGCATGCCGTCACCTTTGCGGCCGGTCTTGCCTGTGAAGGCATGGTCCCCATCACCGCCATTTACAGCACCTTCCTGCAACGTGGCTACGATCAGGTGGTTCACGATGTCTGCATTCAGAAATTACCGGTGATCTTCTGCATGGACCGGGGTGGCCTGGTTGGTTCAGACGGACCGACGCATCACGGGGTGTTCGATATAGCCTATCTGCGTTGTTTACCCAATATGGTGATCATGGCGCCCAAGGATGAATCAGAACTGCGCGACATGCTGTACACGGCCACCCGTTACAAAAAAGGACCGATCGCCATGCGGTATCCCCGCGGTAATGGTCTGGGTGTTCCCATGAAACCTGGTTTCGATGAAATTGAAATCGGAAAGGGTGAAATTCTTAAAAAGGGAACCGATGTCGCCTATCTTGCGCTCGGCAATATGGTTCAGTCTGCATTTGAAGCCCAGGCCCGGCTTGATGAACTGAATGTGTCTGCCGAAATCGTTAACATGCGGTTTGTAAAACCACTCGATGAAGCGTTGCTTAAAGACATTTTCAGCCGCCATTCCAGAATTGTGACGCTGGAAGATCATGCGGCTCAGGGTGGTTTCGGATCGGCTGTGCTGGAGTTTGCAGCTCAGCAGCGGTATAAAGGAGAAATTGAAGTCATCGGTATCATCGATCAGTTTATTGAACATGGTACCCCGGCCGAGTGCTTTACCATGGCAGGGATCGATACCGATTCCATTGTAAAACGAACCCTTCAGCTAACCGGATCAGTGGTAAAGGCATGA
- a CDS encoding GNAT family N-acetyltransferase, with the protein MTEILTGSHQKNHFSCGYPALDEYLKKQAGQDMRRKLAVCFVYAPVGNKVIGYYTLSSLSIPHNQWPPDFKPEPPRSYTDLPVTLLGRLAVDQSAQGMGLGSQLLIDALVRSWQVAVSSIGSMAVFVDPIDEIARSFYQHLGFIPLPDSKKLFLPMKTIEKLVGMQK; encoded by the coding sequence ATTACTGAAATCCTGACTGGTTCCCATCAAAAAAATCATTTTTCCTGTGGGTATCCGGCCTTAGATGAGTATTTGAAAAAGCAGGCTGGACAGGATATGAGGCGGAAACTGGCCGTTTGCTTTGTTTATGCGCCGGTTGGCAACAAAGTCATCGGGTATTATACGTTATCCTCTCTCAGCATCCCACACAACCAATGGCCACCGGATTTTAAACCGGAACCACCCCGATCTTACACAGACTTACCGGTTACCTTACTTGGACGGTTGGCTGTTGATCAGTCTGCACAGGGAATGGGCCTTGGCAGCCAGTTGCTGATTGATGCATTGGTAAGATCCTGGCAGGTGGCTGTTTCTTCCATCGGATCAATGGCGGTTTTTGTGGACCCGATTGATGAGATAGCCAGATCCTTTTATCAACATCTAGGCTTTATTCCGCTGCCAGATTCGAAAAAACTCTTCCTGCCGATGAAAACCATTGAAAAATTGGTAGGAATGCAAAAGTAA
- a CDS encoding T9SS type A sorting domain-containing protein — protein sequence MKKWVMALFLGIASPVLAQDGDLDDKFGSGGIVVTDLKGASEWGRSVKIQPDGRILVGGYAMVEENQDFLLIRYLEDGTLDDSFGISGIATTDIAGGADYGYSVALLPDGMILLAGEVQTGESYHMAVARYHDDGTIDSTFGTDGVVIVPVGNSSAAWSVVTDENDYIWLAGQAVMLESNDMVVVRLKPSGEPDPDFDSDGIATFDLGGNDVAWSIALLSDGSFLAAGYTNLKGTDDFALIKGNSEGRIDEGFGDLGSVILESNDGTDRCRAVRLDFENHIYLGGTLFEDGKYKAAVIRLLSDGKADDTFGIKGIASYSLFGDYENGYDLELQADGKTVWAGHSRVEGTWTFSIMRLKEGGALDLDFYDSGYRSVPIGTGQSIGFSVEVQDDGNIVMAGYQSDAETQDVAVARMMGSSGPLPVELSSFTGYLSGNQVYLSWTTKSESNNYGWEVQRFHPDPEGPEETGSQETEWKTIGFVAGNGTTNVSKSYSFQSQIMVPERSRRATHQSLFRLKQLDLDGSVSYSQILSVNDVPGGFQLLGNYPNPFNPTTVISYQLSENSKVTLQVYDVMGRLVATVVDGNLEAGFHQTVFPATGLSGGVYFYTLRAGNQTQTGRMLLLK from the coding sequence ATGAAAAAGTGGGTAATGGCACTCTTTCTGGGGATTGCATCGCCGGTTCTGGCACAGGATGGTGATCTGGATGATAAATTCGGCAGCGGTGGAATTGTCGTGACCGATTTAAAAGGTGCCTCAGAGTGGGGCCGGTCGGTTAAAATTCAACCTGATGGCCGTATTCTGGTCGGTGGATATGCCATGGTGGAAGAAAACCAGGATTTTCTGCTGATCCGCTACCTCGAAGACGGAACGCTGGATGACTCCTTTGGAATATCTGGTATTGCGACAACCGATATCGCTGGAGGTGCCGACTATGGATACTCGGTTGCGCTTCTTCCCGATGGAATGATTCTGCTGGCCGGTGAGGTCCAAACGGGTGAAAGTTACCACATGGCCGTGGCCCGCTACCATGATGACGGGACCATTGACTCCACTTTCGGAACCGATGGGGTGGTCATCGTTCCGGTGGGAAACAGTTCGGCTGCCTGGTCGGTGGTAACCGATGAGAATGACTACATCTGGCTCGCTGGCCAGGCCGTTATGCTGGAAAGCAACGATATGGTGGTTGTCCGGTTAAAGCCTTCGGGAGAACCCGATCCCGATTTCGATTCGGATGGAATTGCCACTTTCGATCTGGGTGGAAATGACGTGGCATGGTCCATCGCCCTTTTATCAGATGGATCCTTTCTGGCTGCCGGCTACACCAACCTGAAAGGAACGGATGATTTTGCCCTGATCAAAGGAAATTCCGAAGGTCGGATCGATGAAGGATTTGGTGATCTGGGGTCGGTAATACTGGAAAGTAACGATGGAACCGATCGCTGCCGGGCCGTGCGCCTCGATTTCGAAAACCACATTTACCTTGGGGGAACCCTGTTTGAAGATGGTAAATACAAAGCCGCAGTCATTCGTCTGTTGTCTGATGGGAAAGCAGATGACACATTCGGGATAAAAGGAATCGCCAGTTATTCGCTCTTTGGCGATTACGAAAATGGCTACGATCTCGAGCTTCAGGCCGATGGAAAGACTGTTTGGGCCGGCCATTCACGTGTGGAAGGGACCTGGACCTTCAGCATCATGCGGCTGAAAGAAGGCGGTGCGCTTGATCTGGATTTCTACGACTCGGGCTACCGGTCCGTTCCCATCGGAACCGGGCAGTCCATCGGATTCTCGGTAGAAGTTCAGGATGATGGCAATATTGTCATGGCCGGATATCAGTCAGATGCAGAAACCCAGGATGTGGCCGTGGCGCGGATGATGGGCAGTTCCGGTCCGCTGCCCGTTGAGCTTTCCTCCTTCACCGGTTACCTCTCGGGCAATCAGGTTTACCTTTCCTGGACCACCAAATCTGAATCGAACAATTATGGGTGGGAAGTGCAGAGGTTTCATCCGGACCCTGAGGGTCCCGAAGAGACCGGAAGTCAGGAGACAGAATGGAAAACCATCGGATTTGTGGCTGGGAATGGAACCACAAATGTATCAAAGTCCTATTCCTTCCAATCACAAATCATGGTCCCTGAGCGGAGTCGAAGGGCCACTCACCAATCACTCTTCCGTCTGAAGCAACTTGATCTCGATGGCAGTGTTTCCTACAGTCAGATTTTGTCGGTTAACGACGTTCCCGGCGGTTTTCAGTTGCTTGGTAACTATCCGAATCCGTTCAACCCAACCACAGTGATCAGCTATCAGCTATCAGAGAACAGTAAAGTCACTTTGCAGGTGTATGATGTGATGGGCCGGTTGGTGGCCACAGTGGTCGATGGTAACCTTGAAGCGGGTTTCCACCAAACGGTGTTTCCGGCCACTGGCCTGTCCGGCGGTGTTTATTTTTACACTCTCCGGGCGGGAAATCAGACTCAAACCGGCCGGATGCTGCTCCTGAAATAG
- a CDS encoding DUF1778 domain-containing protein has protein sequence MSTSSHTRFDARLSREEKNLLEQAASLAGFKSLSDFILTTARERAIQVIRQNQQILQSDADRDAFFNALLLPPEPNDALKQAAIRYFQHTQNKQP, from the coding sequence ATGAGTACCTCATCACACACCCGATTTGATGCCCGGCTCAGCCGGGAAGAAAAGAATCTGCTGGAACAGGCGGCAAGTTTGGCCGGATTTAAATCCCTTTCCGATTTTATTCTGACGACCGCACGGGAACGGGCCATTCAGGTTATCCGGCAAAATCAGCAGATTTTACAGTCAGATGCCGACAGAGATGCTTTTTTTAATGCGCTGTTATTACCCCCCGAACCCAATGATGCACTAAAACAGGCGGCCATCCGGTATTTCCAGCATACTCAAAACAAACAACCTTGA
- a CDS encoding T9SS type A sorting domain-containing protein produces the protein MKNLLTVILLLVAPAAFSQVITTNPAFPTETGSVTITFYADRGTAGLKGFTGDVYAHTGVITDKSTSDTDWKYVKTNWGTNTPETKLTRTATDKYTLTISNPRTYYGVASGDKIKKLAFVFRSATSPWKEGKDTGGKDILQTIFEGDLNVIFNKPANASFVAKNSAVDVEAIAAIAGGSVDKIVLYVNGSLNTEVMNDTLKTSVTASADGKTVLMAVAHAGSGTDTAYTSFIVVPPVADSPVPAGIKPGINYYNDDPTKVTLALFAPKKDHVFVIGDFSNWEPDPAYFMNRYSVSADSVMWWVTITGLEAGKEYGFQYLVNGSLRIADPYTEKVLSPDDTWIPSVTYPNLKPYPTGKTNFPVSVFQTNEEEYEWQVTDFVKPKKEDLVIYELLLRDFIARHDYDTLIDSLAYLKRLGINAVQLMPIQEFEGNESWGYNPAFYFAPDKYYGTKNDLKRFIDECHKIGLAVIIDVVYNHSFGQSSMVRLYATGDYGPPSADNYWFNTVARHPYNVGYDMNHESVHTKYLLDRANKHWIQEYKVDGYRYDLSKGFTQVNSGDNVGLWGNYDQSRVDILKRMYDRVRDYDSEAYLILEHLGDNSEEKVLANHGFMLWGNMNKNFNEGTMGYHDQSKSDLSWAYYGTRTWTVPHVVTYMESHDEERLMYKNLQYGNSSGGYNIKTLATSIDRIKLAATFLFSIPGPKMIWQFGELGYDISIDFNGRVGNKPIKWEYLTDTNRRKLYDTFSELIRLKIEEPAFETNNVSLNVGGAMKRINLYHADMDVVVLGNFGVTTADINPNFSKTGWWYSFFTADSVEISNTTGNLSLAAGEYRIYTTKRLWTPKTFTSVDDKPGVAGSFELEQNYPNPFNPSTTIRFNLPVSGKVRLTVYDVTGREVAELINGDRPAGTNTVVWSARDRSGAPVSSGLYFYQLSGNGFNQTRKMMLIK, from the coding sequence ATGAAAAATCTGCTCACCGTGATTCTGCTTCTGGTTGCCCCGGCTGCCTTTTCGCAGGTGATCACCACCAATCCGGCTTTTCCGACCGAAACGGGAAGTGTCACCATTACCTTTTATGCCGATCGCGGTACCGCCGGATTGAAGGGATTTACCGGCGATGTCTATGCCCATACCGGGGTTATTACCGATAAAAGCACCAGCGATACCGATTGGAAATATGTCAAAACCAATTGGGGAACCAATACCCCCGAAACCAAACTGACCCGGACCGCCACCGACAAGTACACGCTTACGATATCCAACCCGAGAACTTACTATGGTGTGGCTTCGGGCGATAAGATTAAAAAACTGGCCTTTGTGTTCCGCAGTGCAACCAGTCCCTGGAAAGAAGGGAAGGATACCGGTGGAAAAGACATCCTTCAGACGATTTTCGAAGGCGATCTCAATGTCATTTTCAATAAACCGGCCAACGCCTCCTTCGTAGCCAAAAACTCTGCAGTCGATGTGGAAGCCATTGCCGCCATCGCAGGCGGATCGGTCGATAAGATCGTTCTGTATGTGAACGGATCCCTGAATACGGAAGTGATGAACGATACTCTGAAAACCTCGGTGACTGCCTCGGCCGATGGTAAAACCGTCCTGATGGCCGTGGCTCATGCCGGTTCCGGAACCGATACGGCCTACACCTCCTTCATCGTGGTTCCGCCGGTTGCCGATTCTCCCGTTCCTGCCGGAATCAAACCCGGAATTAATTATTACAACGACGATCCGACCAAGGTCACTCTCGCGCTGTTTGCACCGAAAAAGGATCACGTTTTTGTCATAGGCGATTTTTCGAACTGGGAACCCGATCCGGCGTATTTTATGAACCGGTATTCGGTATCGGCCGATAGTGTCATGTGGTGGGTGACCATCACTGGCCTGGAAGCAGGGAAGGAATACGGATTCCAGTATCTGGTGAACGGATCGCTCCGAATTGCCGATCCCTACACCGAGAAGGTGCTCAGCCCCGATGATACCTGGATTCCCTCGGTCACCTATCCCAACCTGAAACCGTACCCGACCGGAAAGACCAATTTCCCTGTCTCGGTCTTTCAGACCAATGAAGAAGAATACGAGTGGCAGGTTACCGATTTTGTGAAACCGAAGAAGGAAGACCTGGTCATCTATGAATTGCTTCTGCGCGACTTCATTGCCCGCCACGACTACGATACGCTGATCGATTCGCTTGCCTACCTGAAACGGTTGGGTATCAATGCCGTTCAGCTAATGCCCATTCAGGAATTTGAAGGAAATGAGAGCTGGGGGTATAACCCGGCCTTTTACTTCGCCCCCGATAAGTATTACGGCACCAAAAACGACCTGAAACGGTTCATCGATGAATGTCATAAAATCGGTCTGGCTGTGATCATCGATGTGGTGTATAACCACTCCTTTGGTCAGTCTTCCATGGTTCGTCTGTATGCCACTGGTGATTACGGTCCTCCCTCTGCCGATAACTATTGGTTCAACACCGTGGCCAGACACCCTTACAACGTGGGGTATGACATGAATCATGAATCGGTTCATACCAAATACCTCCTCGATCGTGCCAATAAACACTGGATACAGGAATACAAGGTGGATGGATACCGTTATGACCTCTCGAAAGGATTTACTCAGGTAAACTCGGGAGACAACGTAGGGCTATGGGGAAATTATGATCAATCCCGTGTGGATATCCTGAAACGGATGTATGATCGGGTGCGGGATTATGACTCAGAGGCTTATCTGATTCTTGAACATCTGGGTGACAATTCCGAGGAAAAGGTGCTGGCCAACCACGGCTTCATGTTGTGGGGAAATATGAATAAAAACTTCAACGAAGGCACCATGGGGTATCACGATCAAAGTAAATCAGATTTAAGTTGGGCTTACTATGGCACACGTACCTGGACTGTTCCTCATGTGGTTACCTACATGGAAAGCCATGATGAAGAAAGGCTGATGTATAAGAATCTGCAATACGGAAATTCTTCGGGCGGATACAATATCAAAACACTTGCCACGTCTATTGATCGGATCAAACTGGCTGCTACCTTCCTGTTCTCGATTCCCGGTCCCAAAATGATCTGGCAATTTGGCGAGTTGGGTTATGACATCAGCATTGATTTCAATGGAAGGGTCGGCAACAAACCCATCAAATGGGAGTATCTGACCGATACCAACCGCCGGAAGTTGTATGATACCTTCAGCGAACTTATCCGCCTTAAGATTGAAGAACCTGCATTTGAGACAAACAACGTCAGTCTGAATGTCGGTGGTGCTATGAAGCGCATCAATCTGTATCATGCCGATATGGATGTGGTGGTACTGGGTAATTTTGGGGTTACCACTGCCGACATCAATCCGAATTTCTCAAAAACCGGTTGGTGGTACAGTTTCTTTACAGCCGATTCGGTCGAGATTTCAAACACCACCGGGAACCTGTCGCTTGCAGCAGGCGAGTACCGTATTTACACCACCAAAAGGCTCTGGACTCCGAAAACGTTTACCAGCGTGGATGACAAGCCCGGAGTGGCCGGTTCCTTCGAACTCGAACAAAATTACCCGAATCCGTTCAATCCTTCCACCACCATCCGGTTCAACCTGCCGGTGAGCGGTAAAGTGCGGTTAACGGTCTACGATGTCACTGGTCGTGAAGTAGCCGAACTGATCAATGGCGACCGTCCTGCGGGTACCAATACCGTGGTGTGGTCGGCCCGTGACCGCAGTGGAGCCCCCGTTTCTTCCGGACTCTATTTCTACCAGCTTTCGGGTAACGGATTTAACCAGACCCGGAAGATGATGCTGATTAAGTAA
- a CDS encoding exodeoxyribonuclease VII large subunit, whose translation MSDLFDSPILTVSGLTRQIKNVLETGFTSLRIEGEISNCRAQSSGHIYLTLKDEGAQLPAVIWRGSVPALRVRPVDGMKVVATGDLSVYEPHGKYQMVIRSLEPLGIGALQQAFEKLKQKLYAEGLFDPIHKKDLPPYPEKIGIVTSPTGAAVRDLISVITRRNPMVTIYVYPARVQGEGSAADVIAGLTYFNTTCPVDVIITGRGGGSLEDLWTFNEESVARTIFASEVPVISAVGHEIDFTIADFVADVRAATPSMAGELVVKERRELIEIILGYQSYLNDEIRSLVNNRKIRLDALRKSHALNRPADVIQQKLQRVDDLVGRMNLAAKGLIAARKQEITLKRQTLTAYNPRGVLDRGYAIISSGGHLVTHAGQTVPGQEISIGWANSEATAVITGADKKA comes from the coding sequence ATGTCCGATCTTTTCGATTCCCCCATTCTGACTGTTTCCGGTCTGACCCGACAGATCAAAAACGTCCTTGAAACCGGCTTTACCAGTCTTCGCATCGAAGGCGAGATTTCCAATTGCCGGGCGCAATCCTCGGGCCACATTTATCTGACACTGAAGGATGAAGGTGCTCAATTGCCCGCGGTTATCTGGCGAGGGTCGGTTCCTGCACTCCGTGTCCGGCCGGTGGATGGGATGAAGGTGGTGGCCACCGGCGATTTGTCGGTGTATGAACCCCACGGCAAGTACCAGATGGTCATCCGTTCGTTGGAACCGCTGGGAATCGGGGCCCTTCAGCAGGCCTTTGAAAAATTGAAGCAGAAATTGTACGCCGAGGGTTTGTTCGATCCGATTCATAAAAAAGACCTTCCGCCATACCCCGAGAAAATCGGAATTGTCACCTCACCCACCGGGGCAGCCGTCCGAGATCTTATTTCCGTCATCACACGCCGGAATCCGATGGTGACCATTTATGTGTATCCGGCCCGCGTTCAGGGAGAGGGAAGCGCCGCCGATGTCATCGCAGGCCTGACGTATTTCAATACCACCTGTCCGGTTGATGTCATCATCACAGGCAGGGGAGGCGGATCACTCGAGGATTTATGGACCTTTAACGAGGAATCGGTGGCCCGGACCATTTTTGCATCGGAAGTACCGGTCATTTCGGCAGTGGGTCATGAAATCGATTTCACCATTGCCGACTTTGTGGCCGATGTCCGGGCGGCCACACCCAGCATGGCGGGTGAACTGGTGGTGAAGGAACGCCGGGAACTGATCGAAATCATTCTGGGCTATCAGTCTTACCTGAATGATGAAATCCGGTCTCTGGTCAATAACAGGAAAATCCGCCTGGATGCCCTTCGGAAAAGCCATGCCCTTAACCGGCCTGCCGATGTGATCCAGCAGAAACTGCAGCGGGTGGATGATCTGGTGGGCCGGATGAACCTGGCAGCCAAAGGACTTATTGCCGCCAGAAAACAGGAAATCACACTGAAACGTCAGACATTGACTGCCTACAATCCGCGCGGTGTTCTCGATCGGGGCTATGCCATCATCTCCTCCGGCGGTCATCTGGTCACCCATGCCGGACAGACGGTACCCGGTCAGGAAATCAGCATCGGATGGGCCAACAGCGAGGCAACCGCTGTGATCACAGGTGCAGATAAAAAGGCATGA